One Bemisia tabaci chromosome 7, PGI_BMITA_v3 DNA window includes the following coding sequences:
- the LOC109030126 gene encoding uncharacterized protein — MGTKAPASGLRIVTLKPIEATPESFKEYGQICGPMANDHKYGPDDAQLDLSQGTPRLYMMHLPDRQLKFEKMAHHARTTQCLGSNGGHVWYMGVAKASVVKPEEVNDEDKKKLVQSYAGHYYMPPSADEIRVFRISGPKFMKLNRGTWHAGPLYRKADGMDFYNLELADTNEVDFTEYNFVEEKGVTFLIDN, encoded by the exons ATGGGAACGAAGGCCCCTGCGTCAGGATTGAGGATAGTGACCTTGAAACCGATTGAAGCAACCCCAGAGAGCTTTAAGGAATATGGACAAATCTGTGGACCAATGGCAAATGATCATAAATATGGTCCTGATGATGCGCAACTAGACCTGTCGCAAGGGACTCCCag GTTATACATGATGCATCTGCCAGACCGGCAACTGAAATTCGAAAAGATGGCGCATCATGCAAGAACGACCCAATGCCTTGGCTCCAACGGGGGTCACGTCTGGTACATGGGTGTAGCAAAAGCATCTGTAGTGAAACCAGAAGAAGTTAACGATGAAGACAAGAAGAAACTGGTGCAGTCATATGCAGGACATTACTACATGCCCCCATCGGCAGACGAAATCCGCGTGTTCAGAATTTCAGGTCCCAAGTTCATGAAACTGAACCGGGGAACGTGGCATGCTGGTCCATTGTATAGGAAAGCTGACGGCATGGACTTTTACAACTTGGAATTGGCCGATACAAAT GAAGTGGATTTCACGGAATATAATTTTGTCGAAGAAAAAGGAGTCACGTTTCTGATCGATAACTAG